From the Halopelagius longus genome, the window GTCTCGAACGTGTGGTCCGCGAGGGAATCCTCGCGGGTCGTGTGGACCGTCAGGCCGTCGTCGCCGGGAGTCAGCGTCGCGCCGCCCTCGTCGCCGCGGACCTGCACGTGTTGGACCGGTTCGGTGTTGCTCGCCCACGCGCAGTTGAGGTGAATCGCGCTCCCGTCGGCCGTGCGGACGAGTGCGCGGACGTGGTCCTCCACGTCGAACGTGCCGTCTTCCACGGGGTCGCCGCCCCACATTTCGAGGTACGTGTACTCTTGGGCCTTCACGCCGAAGTGAGACCCCGTCGTCGCCGACACAGACTCGATATCGGGGAAATCGAGGACCGAGAGGGCGAGATGGAGCATGTGCGGGCCGATGTCCACGACGACGCCGCCGCCGGCGATGTCCTTCTGGGTGAACCACGACCCGAGTTGCGGGATGCCGCGGCGGCGGACGTACTCGACGTTCACCTCGTACACGTCGCCGAACTCCCGCCCGCGGACGTGGTCGAAGAGGAGGTCGGTGTTCGGTTCGAACGCCTTCATGAATCCCACCATCACCGTTCCCTCGTTCTCCCGTTCGGCGTCGGCGACGCGCCTCGCCCCCGCCACCGAGTCCGCGAGGGGTTTCTCGACGAAGACGTTCGCGCCCGACTCCAACGCCGCCACTGCGCAGTCGGCGTGGAACGCGTTCGGAACGGCGACGACCACGACGTCCAACTGGAGAGTCGACAGCATCTCCTCGTAGCGCTTGAACGTCGATTTCACGCCGTGTTCGTCCGCGAACCGCCGTCGAGCCGTCGGGTCCACGTCCGCCACCGCCGAAATCTCCCCTCCGAGTCGGGAGATTCGCTGGGCGTGCCAGTCGGCGATGGTTCCGGCACCGACGAAGCCGATGCTAAACTCACTCATGCAGAATACGTTCACATCCCATGTATTAAAATTTTCCAGTACATCGAGGGATATCTGGTCACGCGCGGATAGCGCGGCGGATGCGCGGCGCGAAGCCGAAGGAGAGCTTCGCGGGCGCACCGGTCACGGAATCGGGCGGCGACTCGGAACGGTTGATACTGGACTCGGGGCGCATCACGATGAGAACGCACCGGTCAGTCGGTCTGAGATGCCGCCACACGCTACTGCGTGACGGAGTGTAATAATCGTTTGGGTGATTCAGTACGTCGCCCCGACGTGCGTCACCCAGAGGTCGTCTCGGAGAGTCGTCTCGACGTCGCCGGCGTCGTCGGCGTCGAAGCGGACCGTCTTCTCCTCGCCGGGGACGAGGTGGAAGTAGTTGTCGGAGAACGTGCCGTCGGCGGGGACGTCGAGGGCGACGAACAGCGCCGCGGCGTCCGTGCTGAGGACGAGTTCGTCGCCCGAGACGGCTACGGAGACGTCCGGTTCCGGGAGTTCGAGGCGCTTGAACTCCTCGAAGAAGGCGTAGGCGGGGTGGGAGTCGGCACCGTCGAAGGTGGCCCGGACGAACACCTCGTCGGTCCGTCCATCCGGAACGAGCGAGCCGATATCGACGGTCAGAACGGATTCGCTCGCGAGCGCCGGAACCGACGCCTCGGCCCGTCGCGTCGCTAAAACGTCGCCCTCGAACGAGAGCAGTTCCACGCTGACCGTCCCGTCGAGGGGTTCGCGTCGGTCCGAGGTCAGCCACACGTTCAGTTCGTCGTCGTCGCGTTCGGTACTGAGGAGCACGGGCGCGTAGATGCGCCGCGCGACGTGCTGAAGCGCCTTCCAGTCGCCGCCGTACTCGACGGACGACCACGACGCGCACTGCCAGAGGTCGTTGAATTGCCAGTACAACGTCCCCGTGCAGTACGGCTTGAGTCGCCGCCAGTGCTCGATGGCCGTCTTCATCGCCAGCGCCTGTTGGACCTGGCTGAGGTAGACGAAGCCGTCGAACGAGAAGGGAAATCGGAAGTAGTCGGTCATCTGCCCCAGAATCTTACCGTTGCCGTTCTCGTGACGCTGGTGGTGTTCCATCAGCGGTGCGGTGGGGTTCAGTTGGTCCTCGGGCACCACGTCCGAGAGTGTCGAAACCGAGGGGAACGACTGGTAGCCGAACTCCGAGACGAACCGCGGTTCGACCGAGTGGTACTCCTCGAACGGTTCGCCGCTGTGCCAGACGTCCCAGAAATGGACGTCACCTTTGTCCTCCTGGTACGGGTCGCGCCTTCCGGTTCCGCTGGAGGGCGACCCCGGCCAGTACGTCCGCGTCGGGTCCTCCTCCTCGACGATGGAGTCGAACAAGTCGTAGAACAGCGTCTCGTAGTCCTCGTACAGGTCCTCGAGGTGGTTCCTTCCGTCGAACCAGCTCTGCAGGCCCATCTCTATCTCGTTGTTGCCGCACCAGAGTGCGAGCGAGGGGTGATCGGTCAGGCGGCGGACCTGGTACCGGACCTCCGCCTCCACGGAGTCGAGGAAGTCGTCGTCCGCGGGGTAGAGCGCGCAGGAGAACATGAAGTCCTGCCAGACGAGGACGCCGAGTTCGTCGCATCGGTCGTAGAACGCGTCGTGTTCGTAGTAGCCGCCGCCCCACACGCGGAGCATGTTCATGTTGGCGTCCACCGCGCTCTCCAATAGGTCGTCGTAGCGTTCCTCGGTGACGTTGCCGTGAAGCGCGTCGACCGGAATCCAGTTCGCCCCCTTCGCGAATACGGGGACGCCGTTGACCTCGAACTGGAACAGTTCGCCGTCGTCGCCGTCGTCGTCCCGGCGGAGCGACAGTTCGCGGAAGCCGATGCGCTCGGTCCGGGCGTCGTGAACCGCGTCGCGGTCGGGCGAGGTGAGTTCGACGACGAGTTCGTACAGCGGTTGGTCGCCGTAGCCGTTCGGCCACCACAGGTCGGGGTCCGAGACGGTGAGATCGAGCGTCACTTCCGAGGTGCCCGCTTGGAGGGCGACGCGGTCCGCGGCCGTCGCGCCCGTGACGGAGGCCGTCACGAGGGTGTCCGCCGCCGTCGGCGCGTCGATGCCGACGGTGACCGAGAGGTCCACGTCGCCGTCGCCCCGGTGCGTCTGTTCGGTCTTCACGCACTCGACGCGCGGGTCGGAGAACGCGACGAGTTCGATGTCGCGCCAGATGCCGACCGTCGGAAGGCAGGGCCCCCAGTCCCACCCATAGTGACACTGCGCCTTTCGGATGAAGTTCCGACCGGGTTGGTCCACCGGGTAGCGGAGCGTCGGCACCTCGTAGTCGTGCGCCTCGGCGCGTTCTCGACTGTACTCCACCGGCGAGTCGAACGCCACGCGTATCTCGTTCTCGCCCGTGACGAGTGCCTCCGCCGCGTCGAACTCGTAGCACCGGTGCATGTTGGCCGTCTCGCCGACGACGGTGCCGTTCACCTCAACGGTGGCGACGGTGTCGAGGCCTTCACAGCGGAGGAGAACCGACTCCTCGTCGAGGAACGCCTCGTCCAGTTCGACGGTGCGTTCGTACACCCAGTCGGTCTCTCCGACCCACTGCAGGTCAAGTTCGTTGTCCGCGTAGTAGGGGTCCGGTATCTCGCCCGCCGCCAAGAGGTCGGAGTAGACGCCGCCGGGGACGGACGCCGGCAACCGCCGGTCGTCGCCCCGAGAGCGAAACTCCCACCTTCCGGTCAAGGTACGCGTCTGCATACCTCGCACGAACTCTCACAGGGTAATAATCCTACCGATAGATGCGTCGGTCATCCGGCGATATCCGGCAGCTACGGAGCCGTATCGTCCGTTTGCTACTCGGAACGAGGGGTGATTTTCGGCGGCCGGCGTTCGGGAGCGTCAAACGGTCCGGCGGATCGAGGCGCGACGAGTCGAGGGGCCGAGGGGAGAGAGGAAGGTGTTCGGTCGGAGTGCCGCGCCGTTCGACGGTGCCGGCGCGCGTCGACTCCGATACCCGCGTCGTCGTCGGCACACTCGGACGTACGAGTCGGAAGAACCGCAGACGTTCGTTTGACGCTTCCGAATGCGCGAGGAACGTACCGAGACAGTAATACGGTTGTAACGGGTGGCCAGAGAGGAGGCGCGAGGGAGGTCAGAAGGCGTCGGTCCACTCGGAGTACGTCGTGTTTATCTCGACGACGCCGACGACGTTCTGGATTCGGTTCGGGATGTCGGTCCGGAACCGGTCGTCGTCGATTCTTTCGGTCGGACCGGAGACGCTGAGTGCGCCGAGTAGTTCGCCGGTCCCCACGTCGATGGCGGAGGCGACGCAGCGAACGCCTTCGTACCGTTCCTCGTCGTCGAAGGCGACGCCGCGGGAGCGAATCGCCTCCAGTTCCTCGCGGAGGGCGTCGGGGTCGGTTATCGTCGCGTCGGTGTACGCCGTCAACGGCGCGTCGGCGAGGTAGGCGTCGAGTTCGTCCGCCGAGAGTTCGGCGAGGAACGCCTTCCCGGCGGCGGTGCAGTGGAGTTCCTCGACGCTTCCGACGTGGGTGTGGGTGTCGGTGTCGGCGACGTTCTCGCCGGTCGATTGATAGAGGGTGATGCCGCGCCCGTCGTGTTCGACGATGAGGCGCGCCTTCTCCCCGGTTCGGTCGGCCAACGCGTCCACGTCGTCCTTCCCGAGGTGGTAGAGACGCTGGCGTTCGCGCACCTCCCCGCCGAGAGCGAGGAACGTGAGACCGAGTCGGTAGCGGCCGTCCACCTTCTCCACGTAGCCCCGTTCGACCAGCGTCGTGAGGTGGTGGTGGACCGTGCTCTTCGAGCAGTCGAGGACCGTCGCCGCCTCGGAGACGCCTACCTCGCCGTGTTCGCGGATGTACTCCAAGACGGAGAGCGCGGTTTCGACCGACTGTATCGTCTTGCCGCCCTCGTTCCCGCCTCGACCCCCGGTACCCGGTGGCTCGGTCATGGCGAAACGTCGGGGATGCGGCGTATAAGGTGTTACGCAGCGTTAGTCGCCACGTCCGGCGCGGTAGATTCGGTCGATGGCGCGTTGCACCTGCAACGCTTGGTCGATGTCGGTCAGTTCGGGGCTCTCGTCGGTAGCCACTGCGCGGGTGAACGCCGCCAGTTCGTCGTGGTACGGGTCGTTGAACGGCGCGACTATCTCGGAGTTGACGAAGTGGTCGCTCCGTCCGCTTCGCGCCTCGTACAGTTCGAGGCGATTTCGCTCCGACACTTCGAGTTCGACTTCGTCCAGCGTGTTCGTGATGTCGAGGTGCGCCCCCGCCTCCGTCCCACGGAGCATGTACGAGTGCGTCGACTCCATGTTCGCCGCCCACGCGACTTCGACGTTCGCCGTCATTCCGTTGTCGAACTCGCAGAAGGCGGTGACGGAGTCCTCCACGTCGTACATCCGCCCCTCGTCGTCCTCGCCCCACATGTGGAGGTACGCGTAATCGTCATGGTGGCCGAAGTCCGACCGTGCGGTGGCCATCACGTCCGTTATTTCGGGCCAGTCGCTCAGAAACAGAAGCATATCGAGGAGGTGCGCGCCCACGTCCATGAGTGCGCCGCCGCCGGCGATGTCCTTCGACGTGTACCACGTGCCGCGTCCGGGGACGCCCCGGCGGCGGACGAACCGGGCGTCCACGTGCGTCACCTCTCCGAGGTACCCCTCCTCGACGTAGGATTTCGCCACCTGACAGATGTTGCGGTAGCGGTGGTGGAATCCGACGGCGCAGATGTTCCCCGTTCGCTCCGCCGCCTCGGCGATGCGCTCTGCGCTCTCTAAGGTGTGCGCCAGCGGTTTCTCCAGTAGCACGTCGAGCCCCGTTTCGAGGGCTTTCACCGCGGCGGCCTCGTGGAACTTGTTCGGCGTCGAGATGACCGCCGCATCGATGTCCTGCGCGAACAGGTCGGCCGGACTCTCGAACGTCGTCGTATCGAACTGGCGTTGGAACTCCCGGCGGGCCTTCGGGTCGGCGTCCACGCCGAACACCTCGTGGCCCATGTCGGTGAGAATCTCGACGTGGTTCGTCCCGTGGGGACCCAAGCCGACGATTCCGATCCGGAGTTCCGTGTTGTCCATGTCGTACGGACAGTGTGCGATTATTAAACATATTGCGGTCAGATCGAGGGAATACGCTACGGTATCCGCCTGTGATACATTCGAATCATCTTGCGTTCTCCGTCAATCGACGACGTAGACAGGTGCGTCGTATCTCCGGGTCGAAACCCCAGACAGCCTCCGAGAAGGATAATCGCTCCTGTTTCAAGACATCAGTTCGTCGAGAAGGAAAGCGCGCGAAAAAGCAGTCGCGACCGCTGGATCGAGGTAATAATGACGGCTGCACTGGTCACGCACTGCTGCCCTGCAGAACGAGTTATAATTTATGAACGAACCGCTCCTGAGACGAGGGATCGAAGCGACCACTCTGCCTGAATTCGTCTAAATCCACGAATCAGAGACCCTCTATAGCGGGTGTATCCTCAACTTTCGCCCTTGTGAAGTTTGTATAGCTTAATATAGTTTATCATGGTGGAGTAACATGCTGAAGTCCTGATACTGTGGGTATGGGTGGCTGCAGAGGCAGAATCCGAATTAGCACATTCCACTTTCGTGTAGCCGCATACACGTAAGTAGATTCAAGGGGGTCGGCGCTGTATCCTCATCGGACTCGATGCCAGCCACGAAATCCCCGGGTTACAGTCCACGAAACACCCATCCCACCAGAGGAGGCCGACGGTGAGCGTCGACGATGCGACCGAGTTCACGGGGGCAGTCGCCCGCTACCTCCGCTCCAGCGGAGACTCCAAACAGTACCGCGACACCGCCGAGACTGTGCTTGGACAGTTCGAGACGTGGCTGCGGCGCCGCAACCTCGACTCGTTCGAGGACCTCGAACGCGACGGCGAACAGATCATCCGGCGATACGCCGACCGACTGAATCAGCGCGTCGACGCCGACGGCATCGCGGCCTCGACGGCGCAGATGTACTACAACGTCATCTCCGGGTTCCTCGGATTCTGCGTCCGCGACGGCGTCCTATCGCGAAATCCAGCAACGACGGACCGCGCCCGTGAACCCTTGCCTCGCGACGACCAAGACCGCACCCAGCAGTTCTGGACACCCGACGTCCGTCGGCGACTGGTCGAGTACACGAACGACCGAGCGTACGAGGCTATCGAGGAGGACGACCTCGACGCGACGCAGGCGGTCCGAGAGCGCGCGTTCGTCCATATCCTCGCGTACACGGGCGTCAGAGGCGCGGAGGTCTTTCGCGTGAGCGGCGACGACCGCGAGGGCCGACAAGGACTGACGTGGAGCCGGGTAGACCGCGAGTCCTGGACGTTCCGAGTCTGGGGGAAATCGCAGTCCTGGGAGGACGTATCGGTGCTAAAGCAAGCACGAGACGCTATCGATCGGTGGTACCGGGTGCAGGATCCGCCGACCGACGAGTGGCCGGTGTTCCCGACCGCTCACGCCCCCTCGAAGTACGCCGCTGTCCGAGCGGTGCGGGAGGATGCTGAGGACTTGCTGGCGGATGCTGACGTGGATCCGGTGCTTCGGGAGTGCGAGATCGCGCCGCCGGCGATCACGACCCACGGTGCTCGGAAGGTACTGGCGCGAATCGCCGAGGACGCCGGAGTCGAGGTGGACGGTGAAGCTCCGAAATTACACGGTGCTCGTCGCGGCCTCGGTGATACGTTGTTCCGGAAGGACCGCGGACTAGCGTCGGATATTCTTCGGCACAGTAGCCTCTCGGTCACGAAGCAGGCGTACTCACATATCGACGCATCTGAGCGGGGGGATGCGGCGAGTGAACTCCTCGACGAGTAACCCCGAAAGAGACAACGGGTAGCCCGGTGAACCCCTCAACGTGCCAGTAGTGTGCGCGATATAGAGGGCGTATCCATCATGGAAACCTCGTTTGTTTCGTCTTCTTGACTCTGAACTAACCGCTCAGGAGGAGTACAAATCTACCAAATACAGCCTCATGACAGAGGCTCAATAG encodes:
- a CDS encoding tyrosine-type recombinase/integrase, translating into MSVDDATEFTGAVARYLRSSGDSKQYRDTAETVLGQFETWLRRRNLDSFEDLERDGEQIIRRYADRLNQRVDADGIAASTAQMYYNVISGFLGFCVRDGVLSRNPATTDRAREPLPRDDQDRTQQFWTPDVRRRLVEYTNDRAYEAIEEDDLDATQAVRERAFVHILAYTGVRGAEVFRVSGDDREGRQGLTWSRVDRESWTFRVWGKSQSWEDVSVLKQARDAIDRWYRVQDPPTDEWPVFPTAHAPSKYAAVRAVREDAEDLLADADVDPVLRECEIAPPAITTHGARKVLARIAEDAGVEVDGEAPKLHGARRGLGDTLFRKDRGLASDILRHSSLSVTKQAYSHIDASERGDAASELLDE
- a CDS encoding IclR family transcriptional regulator; this encodes MTEPPGTGGRGGNEGGKTIQSVETALSVLEYIREHGEVGVSEAATVLDCSKSTVHHHLTTLVERGYVEKVDGRYRLGLTFLALGGEVRERQRLYHLGKDDVDALADRTGEKARLIVEHDGRGITLYQSTGENVADTDTHTHVGSVEELHCTAAGKAFLAELSADELDAYLADAPLTAYTDATITDPDALREELEAIRSRGVAFDDEERYEGVRCVASAIDVGTGELLGALSVSGPTERIDDDRFRTDIPNRIQNVVGVVEINTTYSEWTDAF
- a CDS encoding beta-mannosidase codes for the protein MQTRTLTGRWEFRSRGDDRRLPASVPGGVYSDLLAAGEIPDPYYADNELDLQWVGETDWVYERTVELDEAFLDEESVLLRCEGLDTVATVEVNGTVVGETANMHRCYEFDAAEALVTGENEIRVAFDSPVEYSRERAEAHDYEVPTLRYPVDQPGRNFIRKAQCHYGWDWGPCLPTVGIWRDIELVAFSDPRVECVKTEQTHRGDGDVDLSVTVGIDAPTAADTLVTASVTGATAADRVALQAGTSEVTLDLTVSDPDLWWPNGYGDQPLYELVVELTSPDRDAVHDARTERIGFRELSLRRDDDGDDGELFQFEVNGVPVFAKGANWIPVDALHGNVTEERYDDLLESAVDANMNMLRVWGGGYYEHDAFYDRCDELGVLVWQDFMFSCALYPADDDFLDSVEAEVRYQVRRLTDHPSLALWCGNNEIEMGLQSWFDGRNHLEDLYEDYETLFYDLFDSIVEEEDPTRTYWPGSPSSGTGRRDPYQEDKGDVHFWDVWHSGEPFEEYHSVEPRFVSEFGYQSFPSVSTLSDVVPEDQLNPTAPLMEHHQRHENGNGKILGQMTDYFRFPFSFDGFVYLSQVQQALAMKTAIEHWRRLKPYCTGTLYWQFNDLWQCASWSSVEYGGDWKALQHVARRIYAPVLLSTERDDDELNVWLTSDRREPLDGTVSVELLSFEGDVLATRRAEASVPALASESVLTVDIGSLVPDGRTDEVFVRATFDGADSHPAYAFFEEFKRLELPEPDVSVAVSGDELVLSTDAAALFVALDVPADGTFSDNYFHLVPGEEKTVRFDADDAGDVETTLRDDLWVTHVGATY
- a CDS encoding Gfo/Idh/MocA family protein, whose protein sequence is MSEFSIGFVGAGTIADWHAQRISRLGGEISAVADVDPTARRRFADEHGVKSTFKRYEEMLSTLQLDVVVVAVPNAFHADCAVAALESGANVFVEKPLADSVAGARRVADAERENEGTVMVGFMKAFEPNTDLLFDHVRGREFGDVYEVNVEYVRRRGIPQLGSWFTQKDIAGGGVVVDIGPHMLHLALSVLDFPDIESVSATTGSHFGVKAQEYTYLEMWGGDPVEDGTFDVEDHVRALVRTADGSAIHLNCAWASNTEPVQHVQVRGDEGGATLTPGDDGLTVHTTREDSLADHTFETPDGDPYEAEWEYFFEVLRGERVHDRNTVSEGVTVQRLIDAIYRSAEDGGEVVFDAADSDAEAAVQSDADD
- a CDS encoding Gfo/Idh/MocA family protein: MDNTELRIGIVGLGPHGTNHVEILTDMGHEVFGVDADPKARREFQRQFDTTTFESPADLFAQDIDAAVISTPNKFHEAAAVKALETGLDVLLEKPLAHTLESAERIAEAAERTGNICAVGFHHRYRNICQVAKSYVEEGYLGEVTHVDARFVRRRGVPGRGTWYTSKDIAGGGALMDVGAHLLDMLLFLSDWPEITDVMATARSDFGHHDDYAYLHMWGEDDEGRMYDVEDSVTAFCEFDNGMTANVEVAWAANMESTHSYMLRGTEAGAHLDITNTLDEVELEVSERNRLELYEARSGRSDHFVNSEIVAPFNDPYHDELAAFTRAVATDESPELTDIDQALQVQRAIDRIYRAGRGD